The following nucleotide sequence is from Oceanivirga salmonicida.
GTATACACTACTTCTTTTAAATCTGGAGAAATATTACCTTTTAAAGCTTCTATACCTTCTATAACTTCAACAGCATTTCCTATATTATACCCTAATGGTTCATCCATATTTGATAATATAGCGAAAGTTTTTCTTCCTATTCCGTTACCTATACTTATCATTGCTTTTGCAAGTTTAGTGGCTTCTGTTTCATTTTTCATAAATGCACCATCGCCTACTTTAACGTCTAATATAATGACATCTGATTGAACTGCTAATTTTTTACTCATTATACTACTTGCTATAAGTGGTATAGATCCAACTGTAGCAGTAACATCTCTTAATGCATATATTTTCTTGTCCAAAGGAACTATTTTTTCACTAGAACCCATAAGTCCTATACCAGTTTTTGCTGCTATATCAGCTAATTCTTCTTTTGTTTTTGAAAATTTAAATCCCTTTATTGATTCAAATTTATCAATAGTACCACCAGTATGCCCTAAACCTTTACCAGACAATTTAGCAGTTCCCATTCCTAACGAAGCAATTATTGGGGCTAAAACTATTGTAACCTTATCTCCAACACCACCTGTACTGTGTTTATCAACTAAAAATTTATTCAATCCTTTAAAATCTATTATATCTCCCGAATTTCTCATTCTCAATGTAAATTCTATCATTTCTCTATCTGTCATTCCATTAAAATATGTCGCCATCAAAAAAGCAGATAATTGATAATCTGGAACATTTTTATTTTGAACTTCTGATAGTAAGAAATTTATTTCCTCTTTTGATAACTCCACATTATCTCTTTTATTTTGTATGATATCTACTATTCTCATTTACATTCCTCCTCTAAAAAACAAAAACAGCATTGAAATAATCTTTGCTGTTTTTTTACTTAGGTTTTCAGGCTAAGTATAGAAAAGGGGAAAATTCCCCTTAATCTATAAATATATTTAATTTTTATTTTAAATATTGCTTAACTTTTATCTTACCATCTTTTATTTCCTTAGATATTTCATCTAATTTTTGTATTCTTTCTTCACCGATTATATCTCTTGTAAATTCAAAATCAGTAGTTGAAACACCATCTTCTGCTAATCCAAAGAATTTAACACCTGCTGTATAATTACCTTCTAATGTATCTTTAACCGCTGTAAATACTGCATTATCTACTTTTTTAAGCATAGATGTAAGTACTGTTCCTTTTTCAACATCATCTTGATTAGAGTCAACACCTATTGCATATACTCCTGCTTCTTTTGCTGCTTGGAATACTCCTGATCCAGAAGCTCCTGCTGCGTGGAATATAACGTCTGCACCTTGTTGTATCATAGTTGATGTTAAAGCCTTAGCTGACACTGGGTCATTAAATGGATTAGAACCATTTACAAATGTTTCAATTATTTTAATATCTGGATTTACATATTTAGCACCTTGTGTGTATCCTGATTGGAATCTTTGTATAACTGGAACGTCTATTCCACCTACAAATCCTATTGTTCCTGTCTTACTCATCATAACTGCTAATGCACCTACTAAGAATGATCCTTCTTGTTCTTTAAACATTAATGATTGAACATTAGGTAAATCTTCAACTATTTCATCAATTAATGCAAATTTTTGATTTGGAAATTCTTTTGCAACTGATACTAATGAATCTTTCATTGAGAATCCAACTGCTATGATTAATTCATAATCACCTTTTTCAGCATAATTAGATAATTGATTTTGTGCTTCTGCTGATGGATCTTTTGGTTCATAGTAATCATAACTGATTCCTAATTTTTCAACTGCCATTTTTAATCCTCTATTTGCTGAGTCATTAAATGATTTATCACCTAAGCCACCTGTTGAAAACACGATAGCTATTTTTTTCGCCATATCATCTGTTTTTGCTGCTGTATTCTCTTTATTAGAACCACATGATACTAATAAAGCAACTAACATTAAAACACTACTTAATAATTTTAAAATTTTCTTCATTATATTCCTCCTATAAAATTTATATCTTTATTATACCCTTATTTAATTAATTTTTCAAATATTTTACTTATTTTTTTTTATATTTTATTTTTTTCCTATTAAAAAAAGTTAATAAACACTTGACAATATATATAATTATATTAGTATATTTTTTTTGAGAAGGGAGATTTATTATGTTTATATTTTACAAAGTATATTTTAATTAAGCAATATATTATTTATATATTTTTTTGTTTTTCATATTACATACAAAAAAGCACCTTCCATCTCAGGACTTAAGTCACGAGTGTTCAGGTGCATTTCATAAAAGAATTACTCGTACGATACTACAAGTAATTCTTTTTTAATCTCATTGAATTTAATATTGCTATAATAGCAACACCAACGTCTCCAAATACTGCAACCCATAAAGGTAATTTTGAAAATATACCTAGTATAATTATTATTGATTTCACTATTAATATCAATACTATATTTTCATATATTATTCTTTTTATTTTCTTAGCCATTATTTTTAATTCGCTAATTTTTGACAGTGAATCTGTGTTTATAATAACGTCAGCAGACGATACTGCTATATCACTCCCAATTTTACCCATTGCAACTCCTACATTTGCTCTTGATATTACTGGAGCATCATTTATACCATCTCCTACACACATTATATTTTTATCTATCATATATTTTTCTAATATGTCTAATTTGTCTTGTGGTAATAAATCACAATAATATTTATCTAAATTTAATTTTTCAGAAACAATTTTAGCAACATTTTCACTATCTCCTGTTAGCATAATTACCTTATTTATACCATTTAATCTCATTTTTTCTATGGCAGATTTACTATCTCCCTTTATTTTATCTTCAAGACAAATATTTAGTATGTATTCTTTATTAAAAATTACATTTATATTAGTTTCAAATATTTTTCTGTTATTTAAAATGTTATTAGGTATAGTTATATTATTTTGCAATATATATTTATCATTTCCTATAAGTATTTCATAATCATCTACAATTAGTTTCATACCTAAACCTACTATTTCTTTTATATTTTCTATAACTTTTGTACTGCTAATATTAGGGTATTTTTTATCAATAAAATTAGTAATACTTTTAGCAATAGGATGATTAGAATTTTTCTCTGCTAAATAAATATATTCTAGTATTTCTTTTTCATCTATTTTATTTTTTCTATCAAAATTATAGTTTAATTTTACTACACTAAAATTACCTTCAGTAATTGTCCCTGTTTTATCTAATAAGACTGTATCTATATTTTCTAAACTATCAAAAACACTCACTGCTTTTACAAGTATACCTTTTTTAGCTAATGTTGATAAAGATATGAAATATGTTAAAGGAATACTTAGTACCATTGCACAAGGACAAGCAATAACCAATAATATTATCGCATTATAAATAGATCTTTGTATATCTATATTTTGTATAAATAATGGTGGTAATACTAGGGTCATTATTGCCAATAAAATTATAGTAGGTGTATAAATATTTGAAAAATTAGTTATAAACTTATCTATTTTACTTTTTTTATGCATAGATTCTTCTATAATTTCTACTAATTTAAACATTGATGAATTTTCATATTCATTTATAGTTTTAAGCAATATACTATCTGACATATTAATACTTCCTGCTAAAACTGTATCTCCTGTTTTCAAATGTTTTGGAATAGTTTCTCCTGTTAACATTGATAAATCAAATTCACTACTACCATTAACTATTATTGAATCTAATGGTACAACTTCTCCTAATTTAACTATTATATTTGAATTTTTAACTACTTTTTCTATATCATTATCTTCAACATTTCCCTTATCATCTATGACTACATGCACTATATTTTCTTTTAATTCAATTAAATTTTTAATATCTTTTCTCGAATTAATAATTGCTATATTTTGAAAATATTCCCCTATGGAATAAAATATCATAACTGCTGCCGATTCTTCAAAAGCACCTATACTAAATGCTGCTATGGTTGATATAGCCATAAGAACTTTTTCATTAAAAAAATCTTTATTTATTATTGAATTATATGCTCCTATTAAAACTGGTAACCCTATTATTATATAGGCTGTAACATAAATTGGTGGATATATATATGACAAAGTATAATCATATGAAAAGTATTTTTGTAAAATTTCAAAAATAAATGCACATAAAAACATAGAAAAAGATACTATGATTAAATACTTATCTTTTTCTAGTTTATTTATTTCTTTATTTGCTTCTATTTCAGATATAGACCTTGTTGCTTTTACTACAACAATGTCTTTTTCTAATTTATTAATTTTATTTTTTACTTTTTCTATATTAGTTGTATCTATTAACATAGTTTTAGTTGCATAACTAATGCTTACATATTTAATGAATGTTTCTTTTTTTAAAGTTTTCTCTAACTTTAATGCACAGTCTATACAATCTAAATTTTCTAATATATATTTTTCCATTATATTTCCTTATTTATATACTTACTTAACTCATATATTTTCTTAACTTAACATATATTTTTGTAATTTACGACTAGATATTGCCAATACTAATGTTCCTAATATTAATATAGTTGATAATGCATTTATAGTTGGACTAACACCATATTTAAGCATAGAATATATTTGTATTGGTAATGTGTCTGAATTAGGTCCAGTTACAAAACTAGTTATTACATAATCATCTAGTGATAAAGTAAGAGACATTAAAAATGCTGATACTATACCTGGCATCATACTAGGCACTATAACCTTAGTTAAGGCTTGAAATTCTGTTGCACCTAAATCTCTTGATGCTTCTACTATAGAAAAATCAAATTCATCTAATCTTGACATTATTATGAATATAGAAAAAGGTATATTAAATGTTGTATGTGCTATAAATACAGTAAGCATTCCTAATGGTATTGCACTATTAAGATTAAAAAATATTAATAATGAAACCCCTATAATTAAATCAGGTAATACTAACGGTATATATGCTAATAACTTTACATAACCTTTTAGTTTATAGTTATACCATTTAATTCCTATTGAAGCCAAAGTTGCAACAAATACTGCAAATACTGAAGATGTTAATGCTATAACTATACTTCTAGCAAAAGGAATCCATAATTTTGGAGAATCAAAGAATAATTCTTTGTACCATTTTAAAGAAAACGATTGCCACATATATGCTTTTGATGAATTAAACGATAATACTACAAGCATTATTATAGGCAAGTAGAAAAATATCATAACAAGTATAAAGAAAAACAAAGATACTCTTCTTTTATCATCCATTTTTATCACCTTTACTTCTCACACTAAACATAAGGCATATTATAGTTATAAATATAAATATAGTTGAAATTGCTGCCGCAGAAGGCCAATCTCTTAATACAAACATTTTATTTGCTATTACATTACCTAACATTAATCCATTAGTTCCACCTACTATATCTGGTACAGCATAAGAACCTATTGCTGGTATTAATGTTAATACTACTGCTGTAATTAGTCCACCTTTTATACCTGGTAAAAACACTTTAAATAGTGCTTGATATTTATTTGCACCTAAATCTCTTGCTGCATCTATTAATGAAAAATCAAATTTTTCTATTGCAGAATATAAAGGTAATATAGCATATGGCATAAATATATATACACTCACTAATATTACTGCAAACTTATTATATAATAGTGGTATGGGAGCACTTAAATTAAAAATTTTAATTAATAATCTATTAACTAAACCATTATTTCCAATTAACCCTACTAATGCAAATATTCTTACCAAAAAATTAGTCCAAAATGGTATTACTACTAATAATAACCAAATATTCTTATATTTTGATCTAGATATAAAATACGCTGTTGGTACTGCAAAAAATATTACAACAGCTGTTATTATTAATGAAATTTCTATGGTTTTAACTGTAATATACAATAATTCAGGAGTAATTAAATCCCTATATGCATTTAATGAAAATGAAGTATAAGATTTTATACCTCCATATACTCCTTTTTTTAATATACTAAAATATACTATTATAAGTGTTGGTATTGCAAAAAACAATGTCATCCATAAAGTTACAGGTAGATAATATAACTGTTTTAGTGATTTATCTTTTTTCATCTATATCACCTCTACAAGATATGCATCTTCATAATTCCAGTAGAAATACACCTGTTCTTTCCATTCAAATAGTTCATCTTCTTCTAAAAATTCTCTATGTTGGTCAAATGCCTTAAAAATTTTATTTGAATTTTCTAATTTAATAAATAGTTTACTTTGAAAACCTGAATATATTACTTCATCAACAACACCTTTTACTACCTTATACTTAGGATTGCCTTTTGGTGGTTTAATGTCAACTTTAATTTTTTCAGGTCTTAATGTTAATTTAACCTTATTACCTACTTTAACTGGCTTATCTAACTCTACCTTAAATTCTCCTATAATATCAGAATGTGCTATAGCATAATTTTCATATACTTTTTCTATAACACCTTCTAAAAAATTAGTTTCTCCTATAAAATCAGCAACAAATGAATTTACAGGGGTTTCATATATTTCATTTGGCGTTCCAACTTGCAATATATCCCCTTGATTCATAACTGCTATTCTATCTGAAACACTTAGTGCTTCTTCTTGATCATGAGTTACAAACACGAATGTTATTCCTACTTCATCATGTATGGTATCTAACTCAATTAATAGTTTTTGTCTTAATTTAGCATCTAGTGCTGAAAGTGGCTCATCTAAAAGTAAAACTTCAGGTTTATTTATCAATGCTCTTGCTATTGATACCCTTTGTTTTTGACCACCAGATAAATTACTAGGATACTTATTTTGGTGTTCTTTTAACCCAACTAAATCTAAATATTTATCTACTTCTTTTTTTATTTCTTCATTTGGTAATTTATTAAGTCTTAATGAAAAGGCAATATTATCGAATACTGTCATATTAGGAAATAGTGCATAATTTTGAAATACTGTATTAACATTTCTATTATTTGGTGCTAAGTTATCTATTCTCTCACCATTTACCCTTATTTCGCCAGAATCTGGACTTATAAATCCTGCTATCATTCTTAATAAAGTTGTTTTACCACAACCTGATGGTCCTAATATAGAGAAAAATTCTCCTTTTTTTATACTTAAATTGACATTATTTAATGCCTTATAACCATCGTTAAATTCTTTTGATATTGAAATTATTTCTAAATCTTTTTCCAATTAACTCCTCCTTTATGCTTTTATATTTAATTATAGCACATTTTAAATAAAATTATATAAATTAAAAATATATTTTATAATTTTTTTTCTAAACTTTAACTATCTCTTTTAAAGAATAAGTTCTCTTAAATTATTATATTTTAAAAACAGGCATTTGAAAGAATATGTTCTAATGTTTGCCTGTTTTTTTTATATTTAAAATATTATTAGTTATAAGATATTAACTCTGTTATATATTTTTGTTATTTTTATTAAAAATTCTTTTTTATCATCAGTTAAATCATCTTTTTTCATACGCCATTGCCAGTTTCCACCAACAGTAGATGGTATATTCATACGACTACTTGCATCTTTATCTAATATATCTTGCATACTAGCAATTGCTATATTACTTACAGTAGAAAATAAAGTTCTTAACATGGCTCTACTTACTAATTCATCATCTTTTTTATTTATATATGTATTAAAATATTCTTTTTGACTAGGATTTAAATTTTCATACCAACCATTTATTACTTCATTATCATGTGTTCCAGAATATACTACACTATTTGGTACACAACTATGTGGACTATCTATACTGTTTCCAGTAGTATCATAAAATCCAAATTCTAATATTTTCATACCTGGGAAACCAGTATCTGCTAATAATTTCTTAGATCTTTCATCTACATAGCCTAAATCTTCTGCTATAATATCTAAATCTCCTAATTCATTTTTTATTGCATCAAATAAATCGATACCTACTCCTACTTGCCATTTACCACTGTTAGCAATTTTTGAGTTTCCATCAATTTCCCAATAATCAGAAAATCCTTTAAAATGATCTATTCTAAGTAAATCATACATTTTAAAATTCTGTCTTATTCTATCAATCCACCATTTGAACTTAGTTCTTTTATGCTCTTTCCAGTTATATGTTGGATTACCCCATAATTGACCATCTTCACTAAAACTATCTGATGGACAACCTGAAACATAAATTGCTTCTCTTTTTTCATTTACCATAAATAATTCTGGCATAGTCCATACTTCAACACTATCAGCCGATATATAAATAGGTATGTCTCCTATAATTTTAATATTTTTACTATTTGCATAGTTCTTTAAATCTAGCCATTGTTTAAAGAAAAAATATTGACAAACTTTATGGAACATTATCTCAAAATTTAATTCTTCCTTATAGTATTCAAGTGTATTCTCATCTCTAATTATAGCTTTTGGGTCATCCCACTTTGTAATAGCCTTATTCCCAAAATGTTCTTTTATTGCCATAAATTGTGCATAATCTTCTAACCAAAATTCATTTTCCTTTTCAAAATTATAGAAATCCTCTTTTATATCTAATGTTAAAAAATTAGCAACAGCTTTTTCTAATATTGGTCTTCTAGCTTTAAATAATAGTGCATAGTCTACTTTATCATCATTATCTCCAAAATTAACATTAGAATAATCTGATACTTCCAAAAAATTCTTTTGTACTAATAAATCAAAATCTATTAAATTAGTATTACCTGCCATTGCTGAAAATGATTGATATGGAGAATCTCCATAACTAGTTGTTGTTAAGGGTAAAATTTGCCAATATGTTTGCTTCGTTTCAACTAAAAAATCTATAAACTTATATGCTTCTTCTCCAAATGTCCCTATTCCAAATTTACCAGGTAACGAAGTAATATGCATTAAAATTCCACTTCTACGTTTATCCATTAAACTCTCCTTCTATTTTATTTTTCTACAAAATGTATCAAAAACTTCTAATATTAAATATTTTTTATTTGTATACTCTAATTATTTTTTTATTACAGACTTAGTATACCCTGCAAACGGTTTCATGTCAATATCTAATTTAAAATATTTAAAAACCTTAGTATCAAAATTTACTTTGTCTACTAAGGTTATTTTTATATCTCTATATCTAATACAACAGGACAATGATCTGAGCCTAAAACTTCTGTTAATATTTTAGCATCATTAACACTATCTTTTAAATCTTCATTTACTACAAAATAATCTATTCTCCAGCCTGTATTTCTCTCTCTTGCACGACCCCTATATGACCACCATGAATACTCAATTTTCTCAGGA
It contains:
- a CDS encoding thymidine phosphorylase — protein: MRIVDIIQNKRDNVELSKEEINFLLSEVQNKNVPDYQLSAFLMATYFNGMTDREMIEFTLRMRNSGDIIDFKGLNKFLVDKHSTGGVGDKVTIVLAPIIASLGMGTAKLSGKGLGHTGGTIDKFESIKGFKFSKTKEELADIAAKTGIGLMGSSEKIVPLDKKIYALRDVTATVGSIPLIASSIMSKKLAVQSDVIILDVKVGDGAFMKNETEATKLAKAMISIGNGIGRKTFAILSNMDEPLGYNIGNAVEVIEGIEALKGNISPDLKEVVYTIVSLALKAKGDISSLEQGHKLIDKVIEDGSALNKLKEFIILSGGNGEIVNDYSLLPKAKFEYEVKADKSGYVTSIKTEEIGIAAAIIGAGRTTAESIIDHSVGLKVIKKVSDYVEKDEIIVKIMYNDSKFLEDAINNIKDAYVIENKKVEKPKAILNIIE
- a CDS encoding BMP family lipoprotein; the encoded protein is MKKILKLLSSVLMLVALLVSCGSNKENTAAKTDDMAKKIAIVFSTGGLGDKSFNDSANRGLKMAVEKLGISYDYYEPKDPSAEAQNQLSNYAEKGDYELIIAVGFSMKDSLVSVAKEFPNQKFALIDEIVEDLPNVQSLMFKEQEGSFLVGALAVMMSKTGTIGFVGGIDVPVIQRFQSGYTQGAKYVNPDIKIIETFVNGSNPFNDPVSAKALTSTMIQQGADVIFHAAGASGSGVFQAAKEAGVYAIGVDSNQDDVEKGTVLTSMLKKVDNAVFTAVKDTLEGNYTAGVKFFGLAEDGVSTTDFEFTRDIIGEERIQKLDEISKEIKDGKIKVKQYLK
- a CDS encoding heavy metal translocating P-type ATPase, translating into MEKYILENLDCIDCALKLEKTLKKETFIKYVSISYATKTMLIDTTNIEKVKNKINKLEKDIVVVKATRSISEIEANKEINKLEKDKYLIIVSFSMFLCAFIFEILQKYFSYDYTLSYIYPPIYVTAYIIIGLPVLIGAYNSIINKDFFNEKVLMAISTIAAFSIGAFEESAAVMIFYSIGEYFQNIAIINSRKDIKNLIELKENIVHVVIDDKGNVEDNDIEKVVKNSNIIVKLGEVVPLDSIIVNGSSEFDLSMLTGETIPKHLKTGDTVLAGSINMSDSILLKTINEYENSSMFKLVEIIEESMHKKSKIDKFITNFSNIYTPTIILLAIMTLVLPPLFIQNIDIQRSIYNAIILLVIACPCAMVLSIPLTYFISLSTLAKKGILVKAVSVFDSLENIDTVLLDKTGTITEGNFSVVKLNYNFDRKNKIDEKEILEYIYLAEKNSNHPIAKSITNFIDKKYPNISSTKVIENIKEIVGLGMKLIVDDYEILIGNDKYILQNNITIPNNILNNRKIFETNINVIFNKEYILNICLEDKIKGDSKSAIEKMRLNGINKVIMLTGDSENVAKIVSEKLNLDKYYCDLLPQDKLDILEKYMIDKNIMCVGDGINDAPVISRANVGVAMGKIGSDIAVSSADVIINTDSLSKISELKIMAKKIKRIIYENIVLILIVKSIIIILGIFSKLPLWVAVFGDVGVAIIAILNSMRLKKNYL
- a CDS encoding ABC transporter permease, with protein sequence MDDKRRVSLFFFILVMIFFYLPIIMLVVLSFNSSKAYMWQSFSLKWYKELFFDSPKLWIPFARSIVIALTSSVFAVFVATLASIGIKWYNYKLKGYVKLLAYIPLVLPDLIIGVSLLIFFNLNSAIPLGMLTVFIAHTTFNIPFSIFIIMSRLDEFDFSIVEASRDLGATEFQALTKVIVPSMMPGIVSAFLMSLTLSLDDYVITSFVTGPNSDTLPIQIYSMLKYGVSPTINALSTILILGTLVLAISSRKLQKYMLS
- a CDS encoding ABC transporter permease, producing MKKDKSLKQLYYLPVTLWMTLFFAIPTLIIVYFSILKKGVYGGIKSYTSFSLNAYRDLITPELLYITVKTIEISLIITAVVIFFAVPTAYFISRSKYKNIWLLLVVIPFWTNFLVRIFALVGLIGNNGLVNRLLIKIFNLSAPIPLLYNKFAVILVSVYIFMPYAILPLYSAIEKFDFSLIDAARDLGANKYQALFKVFLPGIKGGLITAVVLTLIPAIGSYAVPDIVGGTNGLMLGNVIANKMFVLRDWPSAAAISTIFIFITIICLMFSVRSKGDKNG
- a CDS encoding ABC transporter ATP-binding protein; the encoded protein is MEKDLEIISISKEFNDGYKALNNVNLSIKKGEFFSILGPSGCGKTTLLRMIAGFISPDSGEIRVNGERIDNLAPNNRNVNTVFQNYALFPNMTVFDNIAFSLRLNKLPNEEIKKEVDKYLDLVGLKEHQNKYPSNLSGGQKQRVSIARALINKPEVLLLDEPLSALDAKLRQKLLIELDTIHDEVGITFVFVTHDQEEALSVSDRIAVMNQGDILQVGTPNEIYETPVNSFVADFIGETNFLEGVIEKVYENYAIAHSDIIGEFKVELDKPVKVGNKVKLTLRPEKIKVDIKPPKGNPKYKVVKGVVDEVIYSGFQSKLFIKLENSNKIFKAFDQHREFLEEDELFEWKEQVYFYWNYEDAYLVEVI
- the malQ gene encoding 4-alpha-glucanotransferase — encoded protein: MDKRRSGILMHITSLPGKFGIGTFGEEAYKFIDFLVETKQTYWQILPLTTTSYGDSPYQSFSAMAGNTNLIDFDLLVQKNFLEVSDYSNVNFGDNDDKVDYALLFKARRPILEKAVANFLTLDIKEDFYNFEKENEFWLEDYAQFMAIKEHFGNKAITKWDDPKAIIRDENTLEYYKEELNFEIMFHKVCQYFFFKQWLDLKNYANSKNIKIIGDIPIYISADSVEVWTMPELFMVNEKREAIYVSGCPSDSFSEDGQLWGNPTYNWKEHKRTKFKWWIDRIRQNFKMYDLLRIDHFKGFSDYWEIDGNSKIANSGKWQVGVGIDLFDAIKNELGDLDIIAEDLGYVDERSKKLLADTGFPGMKILEFGFYDTTGNSIDSPHSCVPNSVVYSGTHDNEVINGWYENLNPSQKEYFNTYINKKDDELVSRAMLRTLFSTVSNIAIASMQDILDKDASSRMNIPSTVGGNWQWRMKKDDLTDDKKEFLIKITKIYNRVNIL